The Penicillium psychrofluorescens genome assembly, chromosome: 2 nucleotide sequence CGCTcatgatttttttctttctcttggtGGTGTTTTGTACATAGACCAGTTCGGCCTAGATGATCACGATTTTTCTCTGTTCTCAATATTGCTCGGCATTGAATCGGTTGGGATTGTATGGCAAACCCCCGCATAAATCATATAAGGCGTACAGTGCATGTGCCCAATTAGGGCTCAAGAATTATTTCACCGCGGAGTCGATGTCTATACGTCATGGCCTCTGGATAAAAATTTATATCGACTATTGGTCTTATTGTGAATCTGTTAGAGACCGATATTGACCTATTTGCTGTCATCCTACAAAATAAAAACTCTACAACACGAGAATATCAATGGCCAAAAATCATAGTCATGCCATGGTACCACCATAGTCCTTGAGTCACTGACAGAGCCGCCACAAGCCGGGACCCGGCGCCCGACATCGGGGCGACCCCATTTGCCACTGCAGCCAATCACACACCACCCATTCGCCGCTGACCGACCGAGATCGGGGCTGCCCCTCGACTGGCCTGACTGCGACATCGCGGTTGCTGCAGAATAAATTCCTCCAGTCTCTCCTCATTGCTCGGGTCGCAATATTTCCAACTCTTCCAATTCTTCCTTTTCGCTATGCCTTCCGCAGAGACAAAGCCGAAGACCTTGTACGATAAGGTCTTCGATGCCCACGTCGTTAATGAGCAAGATGATGGCACTGTCCTGCTCTATATCGGTATGCCACTCTTCATATAGGTCAACCCCCTGTCCCTGTCTAACCTGTCCCAGACCGGCATCTTGTGCACGAGGTGACCTCACCTGTAAGTACCCAAAAAATATCTGTATTTTGTGGCGAATGTATGCTCATTCTTTTTCTCTAGCAAGCTTTTGAGGGTCTGAAGAACGCCAGCCGCAAGGTCCGCCGGCCGGACTGCACCTTGGTGACTGTTGATCACGTATGTTACACGCCCTGACGATCATGGACCATGGCTAATGCATTGTTGGCGTCCAACAGAACATCCCTACGTCGTCGCGGAAAAACTTCAAGAATGCCGAAGAATTCATCGAAGAGACCGACTCGCGTCTTCAATGCACAACCCTCGAGGAGAACGTCAAGGACTTCGGCCTGACCTATTTTGGCATGGGCGACAAGCGCCAGGGTATCGTCCATATCATTGGCCCCGAGCAGGGCTTCACCCTGCCGGGCACCACTGTCGTGTGCGGTGACAGCCACACCTCAACACACGGTGCTTTCGGCGCCCTTGCCTTCGGTATCGGTACTAGTGAGGTCGAGCACGTCCTCGCGACCCAGACCCTCATCACTCGCCGCAGCAAGAACATGCGCATCCAGGTCGACGGCCAGCTCCCACCCGGCGTCACCAGCAAGGACGTCGTTCTCCACATTATCGGTGTCATTGGAACCGCCGGTGGTACTGGTGCCGTTATTGAGTTCTGTGGATCCGTTATCCGCGGCCTGAGCATGGAGGCGCGTATGTCCATGTGTAACATGTCGATCGAAGCTGGTGCGCGTGCAGGCATGATTGCGCCAGACGAGACCACCTTTGAGTACCTGAAGGGCCGTCCCCTTGCTCCCAAGTACGATAGCGCCGAGTGGAAGAAGGCTGTCAACTACTGGTCCAGCTTGAAATCAGATGCCGATGCCGCGTACGATACCAACGTCGTCCTGGACGGCAAGGACATTATTCCCACTATCTCCTGGGGTACCTCGCCCCAAGATGTCATCCCCATCACCGGTGTTGTTCCTGGCCCCGATGATTTCCAGGATGAGAACCGCAAGACTTCGTGCAAGCGTGCTCTCGAGTATATGGGTCTCACCGCCGGAACGCCTATGAAGGAGATCGTTGTTGACAAGGTCTTCATTGGGTCGTGCACCAACGCCCGTATTGAGGATCTGCGTGCTGCCGCCAAGGTGGTCAATGGCCGCAAGGTTGCTTCCAACATCAAACTTGCCATGATTGTGCCCGGATCGGGTCTGGTCAAGGCGCAAGCTGAATCCGAGGGTCTGGACCAGATCTTCACCGATGCTGGCTTCGAGTGGCGTGAGGCTGGCTGCTCCATGTGCCTTGGCATGAACCCGGATATTCTCCAGCCCCAAGAGCGCTGTGCTAGTACCTCCAACCGCAATTTCGAGGGTCGCCAGGGCGCCGGTGGCCGTACCCACCTTATGTCtcccgccatggctgcgacCGCTGCCATCGTCGGTAAGCTGGCCGATGTCCGCGAGCACGTCTCCGCTAGCCCTGTtgctgccaaggccgagcCCAAGGTCGACGTCCAGCAGGACTATGACTCCCCTGAAACTGAGGACGAGCTCGACCGCGTCCTTGACCTGCCGGCCGACAACGAGCCTCACACCAACACCTCAGCTGGCAGCAGTGCCGGTCTGCCCAAGTTCACCACTCTGAAGGGTATCGCTGCGCCGATGGACCGCGCCAACGTCGACACTGAcgccatcatccccaagCAGTTCCTCAAGACCATCAAGCGCACTGGTCTGGGCTCGGCTGCCTTCCACGAACTCCGCTACACTAACGGCCAGGAGAATCCAGACTTCGTTCTGAACCAGGGCGTCTACCGCAACGCCAAGATCCTGGTTGTGACGGGCCCCAACTTCGGCTGCGGCAGCTCGCGCGAACACGCCCCTTGGGCTCTTTTGGACTTCGGTATCAAGTGTATCATTGCCCCGTCCTTCGCCGAtatcttcttcaacaacaccTTCAAGAACGGCATGCTCCCCCTTGTCATCTCTGACGAAGCTGCCCTGCAGAAGATTGCCGCTGAGGCCCGCGCCGGCCGCGAACTCGAGGTCGACCTCGTCAACcaagagatcaaggatgccCAGGGCAGCAAGATTGCTGGCTTTGATGTCGAGAGCTTCCGCAGGCACTGCCTCATTAATGGCCTGGATGACATTGGTATTACCCTCCAAATGGAAGGAAAGATCCGTTCCTTCGAGGCCAAGCGCAGCCTCGAGACTCCCTGGCTCGATGGCAGCGGCTACCTCAAGCGTGGCAACCGCGGTGCCACCATGGTCGAGGCAGCTCCCGTCCCGAAGACCAACCGGGGTGACGTGAAGAACGAGCCTCTCGAGTGGTAAAGTTGTCTTGACTGCTTTATGGAGCTTAATGAGCTTGGATATAAATCTGGTAATATGCTATATTTGGCTTGGGCTGTGCTTCAAAAAAAATTACTCCCTGCTATGTCTTGTTCCATGCTCCGTGTTTCTCGGGCTGTTTCCTTTTGCGTCTTCGGAAAGTCTACGAATCCCCTTAGGAATGAATTATGAGTTTAAACCACCAGCTGAAGAATcatcttcttttttgtctGATGTAGGGAGTGAAAGTTGTAAATGTCGGACATGCTCACTTTGATCTGCTTACCGATTCCATTACATTAGGTACTTGATCAATGGCGACAAAATTAGGATAACCAGAAATTTGACACAGGAAATAGACGTATATAAGGAATGTAAAGGCCTGAGTATAATGCCTCCCTTGTCACGAACAACGTTTACTGTTCGACCAGTTTCAACCGAACTCGAGTACCAGATATATGGTTCACGGCTTGGAGAGTTGTTCTCTtcggaagaagagaaggaaaccGCCACTGGAACTATCAGTTAGAAAGGAAATATTGCCATATATATCTTACCGAAAAGAACTTACCAGATTGAAAGCTGGAACATCAATGCAATCCAGAACCAAGCATTTCCCAACGCGCTTGCCCCAGCCGTGATATCCGGGGACACAGGGCCAGGCCCGATCTTATTCGGTGCGAAAGAGCGGGCACAGATGGTAGCTATGGAGCCCAAGATCTGTGACACTAATAAAGTGAAGCAGATATGCATGCGCGTCAGTGTTTGCAACAGGATCATACCAAAGCCTAGCCCCTGTAATGCGTCCAGAACACCGAGCCATAGCCACAAGCTGCGTGATATCAGAGCCCCTGAAGTATATCCGCCTGCCcagggaaggaagaggccTGATCCAGACGTTCCCCACCAGATTTGTGCCCAGCGTGGCGCGCCGAGGCCGCAGGCGATGACGGGGAGAATCCAGCTGTGCGATTTGGATAGTTGTGCTATGAATAGAAGCACTCCTATCCAGACGACACCGAAGAAGCCGACGCAGAGAAGCAGTATCTGCCATGGTTTGGCATGGTTGGAGATCCAGAGGACTAAGTATGAACGGATTAGCTCAGATGTGATTTTGTAAAATAGAAATACTCACAGTTCCAATTCCGGCCATACGGGGCACTTAAGAAGAAATTCTGAAGAATGACCACAACCCAGTTCCACAGCACGATCTTCCGTCGGAAGACAGACTTGTAGAACGAAGGAACTTTGCCCGGGGTCTGTCGGTAGTAATCGGGTAAACCGAAGAAGACTAGCAAACCGATAGACCATAGGAAAACCGTGATCGGGGTGCAAATAGCCCTGTTATTTGTGTAAGCCTCATAATTAACGTCCATAGGAGGTGATACACCTACGTCATTCTCCAAgtgttggtgatgctgcCCTGGATATTTGACGCACCAGCAGCGGAGGCTTTGGTCAAAGTAGACCCCCAATACCACAGCGCAATAACATAGGCTTGTTGCGTGCCCTGAATCAGACAGGCACGAAACACCCATTTCTTGACCGGGGCACCACTCTCGTCACCGAAGttgagggagaagaagacagagcCACTTGACGAGGCCGCGGCATACACGGCGCTTCCCACGTTCTGGATCCAGCCGCGTGCGAATGAGTTAGGCTCAAAATGAGCAATGCCGATAATTAAAAACGCGAGTCCGTACAGGAACCATGGGACTGTGAGAACAAGCACCGACTTGCAGAACCGAAAGAAGAACCACCAGAGACAGGAAGTGACTAGATACACTGTCGCGATTCCGTACAGTTTCTCGGCTGACTGTCCCACCTCACCGGTGAGTAGTGTAATCTGGTAAGAGTTTGCAGCGATGATCTGCCCtagaccgaggaagagggagtAGACAGGCCAGTCGCCGATACGCATCTGCATCCACTTCTTCAGTCCAGTAGGTGGAACGTAGTCGTCTCCAAGCTGGAACTCGTCTGCACCATCTTCTTTGCGCCCTGGAACTCCGCTATCGTGGGAGGTTGAATCATCGTTAGTGATGGAttctggaggagatgtgCCAGTTTTGCCAAATAGCACGGAAGGGGCTGATGATTGATTCCGGCCCAGACGAGCGTCTCTGAATCGGTCGAACCATTTCTTTTCACTCTTTTCGAGATATTGCTCAATGCAGAGCTGAGTATCAGAGTTGGAGCCGCTGAGTTCCTCGAGCCTCTTTTCGAAGACTCGGTAATACTCGCCATTGCTGTCCGTGAAGAA carries:
- a CDS encoding uncharacterized protein (ID:PFLUO_003934-T1.cds;~source:funannotate); the encoded protein is MPSAETKPKTLYDKVFDAHVVNEQDDGTVLLYIDRHLVHEVTSPQAFEGLKNASRKVRRPDCTLVTVDHNIPTSSRKNFKNAEEFIEETDSRLQCTTLEENVKDFGLTYFGMGDKRQGIVHIIGPEQGFTLPGTTVVCGDSHTSTHGAFGALAFGIGTSEVEHVLATQTLITRRSKNMRIQVDGQLPPGVTSKDVVLHIIGVIGTAGGTGAVIEFCGSVIRGLSMEARMSMCNMSIEAGARAGMIAPDETTFEYLKGRPLAPKYDSAEWKKAVNYWSSLKSDADAAYDTNVVLDGKDIIPTISWGTSPQDVIPITGVVPGPDDFQDENRKTSCKRALEYMGLTAGTPMKEIVVDKVFIGSCTNARIEDLRAAAKVVNGRKVASNIKLAMIVPGSGLVKAQAESEGLDQIFTDAGFEWREAGCSMCLGMNPDILQPQERCASTSNRNFEGRQGAGGRTHLMSPAMAATAAIVGKLADVREHVSASPVAAKAEPKVDVQQDYDSPETEDELDRVLDLPADNEPHTNTSAGSSAGLPKFTTLKGIAAPMDRANVDTDAIIPKQFLKTIKRTGLGSAAFHELRYTNGQENPDFVLNQGVYRNAKILVVTGPNFGCGSSREHAPWALLDFGIKCIIAPSFADIFFNNTFKNGMLPLVISDEAALQKIAAEARAGRELEVDLVNQEIKDAQGSKIAGFDVESFRRHCLINGLDDIGITLQMEGKIRSFEAKRSLETPWLDGSGYLKRGNRGATMVEAAPVPKTNRGDVKNEPLEW